In Lachnospiraceae bacterium, the DNA window CCAAGGGAACGAACCCGGATGCTGCTATCCAGGCTCTTAGGGCAATGCCGGGCCCTGTGCTTCTTATTGCAGGCGGTTATGATAAAAACAGTAACTATGATGAGTGGGTGAAGGAATTCGCCGGCCGCGTAAAATATCTGGTGCTTATTGGAAAGACCAGGGATAAGATCGCAGCCTGTGCAAAAAAATACGGTTTTACAGAGATCATGTATGCAGAAGATTTAAAAGAGGCAGTCCAGGTGTGTGCTGTTTATGCAGACACAGGAGATTATGTGCTTCTGAGCCCGGCATGTGCAAGCTGGGATATGTTTAAAAATTATGAAGAACGCGGGCGTGTTTTTAAAGAGTGCGTCATGGCGCTTTAGGAGGTAGAAGACAATGGCGGGAAAAAAACGGCGAAGAAGACATCCCGGAGGAGCTCCTTCTGGTATGGCCGCAGATCACCCACAGGCGTCCCGCCAGAACGGCAGACCTGTCCAGATCAAAGGACAGCAGGAAGTTCCAGTAAGGCGGGGAGGTAAACAGGTACGTTATGTACAGCCGGGTCGTGGAGCTGCTTATCCGGTAAATGGGGCAGTGTATGGAAGAAATGGAGGGGCTTATCCATCAGATGCAGCAGTTTATGCACAACAGGAAGGGATGCAAAAAAAGAGAAAGCCCCGTCATTTTTATGATTACAGCCTTCTTTTTATCATCATTTTCCTTACGGTATTCGGACTGGTCATGATCTACAGTGCCAGCTCTTATACAGCTCAGTTAAGTAATAAATATGGCGGAAATAGTGCCTATTTTATACAGAGGCAGGCAATGATCGCAGCTGCAGGCTTTCTGGCAATGTTAGGCATATCAAAATTGGATTATCATTTTCTGGTAAAGCTCGCAAGACCTTCATACTGGATGTCTTATGTGCTGATGGTTGCTGTTTCTCTTGTAGGAAGATCGGTAAACGGTAAAAGAAGATGGCTGGGAGTGGAATCGTTTAGTTTTCAGCCTACAGAGTTTGCAAAGATCGCCCTAATCATTATGCTGGCATATTTTATTACGAAAAAAGGTGATAATATCAATCACCTTAAAACTGCTTTAAAGGTAGTGTATTTAACAATTCCCATCGCAGCCATTGTAGCAGCCAACAACCTAAGCTCCGGTATTATCCTTGTAGGTATCGGCTTTGTTATGCTTTTTGTAGCATGCAGGATCAAATGGCCTTTTTACGGTATAGCAGCCGGTGCGATCGGTCTCCTTGCCGGTGCGGGGCCTATTGGTAAGGTCCTGGTACAGATAAAAGTGCTTCAGCCATACCAGTACCGTCGTATTGAGGCATGGCTGAACCCGGAGCTGGATCCTGAAGGAAAAAGCTTCCAGGTACTCCAGGGGCTGTATGCTATTGGTTCTGGTGGTCTTTTTGGTCAGGGCTTAGGACAGAGTATCCAGAAATTGGGTTTTCTTCCTGAATCGCAGAATGATATGATCTTTGCTATTATCTGTGAGGAGCTGGGGCTTTTTGGAGCCGTATCCATTATCCTGATCTTTCTGTTTATGATCTTCCGGTTTATGGTTATTGCCAATAATGCACCGGATCTGTTTGGTGCATTGCTTGTAGTAGGTGTTATGGGACATATTGCTATTCAGGTTGTTTTAAATATTGCAGTTGTTACCAATACAATTCCTAATACAGGCATCACACTTCCCTTTATCAGTTATGGAGGTACGTCAGTTCTGTTTACCATGATTGAAATGGGCATTGTCTTAAGCGTGTCTAACCGCATACGGCTGGAAAATTAACTGTAGATCATTTCATACATACATGCACTTAAGCAGCCATCAGGGCATATAATCACAGTAGGATGTTCTTTCTGTGGAGGTGCCTTTTTGGCTGCAATTCAGGTTTATGGGATGAATTCTTTAGAAGGAGAGATTTCTGTTCAGGGCTCTAAGAATGGTGCTCTTCCTGTTATGGCAGGAGCTTTACTGCATAAAGGGGTAACGGTGCTTTTAAACGTACCGGATATAGAAGATACCCGGTGCATGACAGATATTTTAAGAGAGCTTGGCTGTGACTGTAAAAGAGAAGGCATACGTCTTGTGATCGATGCCTCAAAGGCAGCAGGTACAGAAGTACCGGAAAAATATGTAAAAGCTATGCGTTCTTCCATTATATTGCTGGGTGCCCTGCTTGGAAGAATGAAGGAAGGGCAATGCAGTCTGCCTGGAGGCTGCCTGATCGGGGCAAGGCCGGTGGATCTGCATTTAATGGTCCTTCGGGGACTGGGGGCAGAAATCACAGAAAAAGAGGGAAAGTTCCGTGCAGATGCTGGTCAGGGGCTTTCAGGCAGTGAGCTGTATCTTCCATATCCAAGTGTGGGTGCTACAGAACAGGCGATTTTAGCAGCTGTACTGGCGGATGGGGTGACAGTGATCCACGGGGCAGCAAAAGAACCGGAGATCTGCGAATTGTGCTTCTTTTTAAATGGAATGGGTGCTGTGATCTGTGGCATGGGAACGGACCATCTGATGATACAGGGGGTAAAAACGCTTCATGACAGCCTGTGGAAGGTGGCAGGAGACCGTATTGCAGCAGGAACTTATTGCAGTGGTGTGATGATGGCAGGAGGAAGCATTAGTTTAAAAGAAGTGATACCGGAGCAGTTAGAAGAGCCTCTTATATTGTTCCAGCGGGCGGGAGCTGTAGTTAAAAGGGAAAGGGAACGGCTTTTTATTTGTATGAAAGACCGGCCGGATCCCCTGAAAATCTCTACAGGCCCCTATCCTGGTTTCCCCACAGATATGCAGTCTCTTTTTATGGCGTTTTTATCCATTGCAAAGGGGGAGAGCTGTATTACGGAAAACGTATTTGAGGATCGTTTTGGAACAGCAGCAGAGCTTGTGAAAATGGGAGCTGATATTACCTGCCAGGGAAAAACAGCGGTGATAAAGGGTGTACCCTTGTTAGCAGGAACAAAAGTAAGGGCATTGGATCTGAGAGGCGCAGCTGCATTGGTGATGGCGGCTTTAGGAGCTGAAGGAAGCACTATTATAGAAGATTGTTACCATATTAAAAGAGGATACGAAGATATCTGCCGTGATCTGAGGGCATTAGGCGGCAGAGCAGACTGGATGGAGAGTGATACAGGATGATAAGAAGAGCTGGGAGAAAAAGCTTTACATGGATAAGGATCGCCGCACTGCTTTTAATACTTGGGGCGATCCTTATATTTGGCCTGCGGATCAAAGAAGTGACTATATCCGGAAGTGACCGTTATACGCCGCAGCAGATTGAAAACATCCTGTTTTCCGGGCGTTGGGGAAATAATACCATCCTGGCTCTTATTAATGATAAAACAAAACCCCACAAACAGATCCCCTTTGTCGAAGATTATAAGATTGTTTTTCATGGTCCTTTTAAGGTGGAGGTCATTGTTTATGATAAAAGCATTGTAGGTTACGTATCTTATATGAGCAGTTATATGTACTTTGACCGAGAGGGAATTATTGTGGAAAGCTCTGCAGACTGCCTTCCGGGAATCCCGCAGATCACAGGTCTGGAATTTGGACGCATTATTTTGTACAGACCTCTTCCTGTAAAGAATCCGAAAATATTTGAAGAAATATTAAATCTGACCCAGCAGCTGTCTGTTTATAATATCCAGGTGGACCGTATCCGCTTTTCCATTTCAGGACAGCCTTCCTTTACCATTGGCCAGATGGAAGTGACTTTGGGAGATGAGGGAGATGTAGACGGAAAGCTGTCTCTTTTAAATGATATCTTGCGGGATCATCCGGAATTAAAGGAGAAAAAGGGAACTTTGGAGCTGGACGGATATTCAGATACAGGCAATGATGGGGCAATACCATTTAAGTTGAAATAAAAGTCCGTGCAGGCGCTGCCTGTACCGGTGATCCGGGCTGTAGCCCTTATTCATAGAGGGTTAAAAAAGTAAATTCAGGGTTGATTTTTTGGGGAAAATAAAATATAGTATTAGTTAGGCTAGAAATCAGAAACATTTTATAATAATAGAAAAGCACAGTACCGTGTTCTTTGAACAGGGTTTCAAGAAGGAGGACAAGTATCTTGTTAGAGATTAAAATAAATGAGTCAGAGAATGCTGCAAGAATTATCGTAGTAGGTGTAGGCGGTGCCGGAAATAACGCAGTAAACCGCATGATCGATGAAAATATTGCAGGTGTTGAGTTTATCGGCATCAATACAGATAAGCAGGCACTGCAGTTCTGCAAGGCTCCTACTGCTATGCAGATCGGAGAGAAGCTGACAAAGGGCTTAGGTGCGGGTGCACGTCCGGAAGTTGGTGAGAAGGCAGCAGAAGAGAGCTCTGAGGAGATCTCCCAGGCATTAAAGGGCGCTGATATGGTATTTGTTACCTGTGGTATGGGAGGCGGTACCGGTACTGGTGCAGCTCCTGTTGTTGCAAAGATCGCGAAGGATATGGGTATCCTTACTGTTGGTGTTGTAACAAAGCCTTTCCGTTTTGAAGCAAAAGCACGTATGCAGAATGCGTTAAATGGTATCGAATGTTTAAAGCAGGCTGTAGATACTCTGATCGTTATCCCAAATGACCGTCTTCTTGAGATCGTAGACCGCCGTACCACTATGCCGGATGCTCTTAAGAAAGCAGATGAAGTCCTTCAGCAGGCAGTTCAGGGTATTACTGACCTTATCAATGTTCCTGGTCTGATCAATCTTGACTTTGCTGATATCCAGACTGTTATGATCGATAAGGGTATCGCTCATATTGGTATTGGTAAGGCTAAGGGTGATGACAAGGCTGTTGAGGCAGTTAAGCAGGCTGTATCCAGCCCTCTTCTTGAAACTACCATTGAGGGTGCAAGCCACGTTATCATCAATATCTCCGGCGATATCAGCCTGATCGAAGCAAACGAAGCAGCAAGCTATGTTCAGGAACTGGCTGGCGATGATGCAAATATCATCTTTGGTGCTATGTATGATGAAAACGCCCAGGATGAGGCAAGTATTACTGTTATTGCTACAGGACTGGATGAGCACAATGCAACATCCTCTGTATCCAAGGCTATGACCGGATTTTCTTCTAATAATTTTAAGACACAGGTTCCGGAGAAGGCAGCTTCCGCAGAAGCAGCAGCAACTGAGGCAGCTCCGGCTTTTACAAAGCCGGCCCAGCCTGCATTTAACCGCACCTTTAATCCTGGTGCAACTGCACAGCCAACCTATACAGTTCCTAAGTTTACAGGCGCAGGAAGCTTTAATACAGGTGCTGCAAACACCCAGGAAGCACCAAAACAGGCAGCTCCATCTACAGAGAGAACAGCTCCTTCCTTCCGCCCAGCAGCAAACAAGGAAATGCAGATCAATATCCCGGATTTCTTAAAGAATAAGCGGTAATAGATTTTTTGAATCATCTGCATGTGCAAAGCACGTAGCAATTCGGTATCAGAGTATTATAGTATAGTAAGACCTTTTCTACAGACAGTAAGCCTGTGGAAGAGGTCTTTTTTGCGTTCAAAAATGCGAAGATTGTCGAAAAAAACAGCGTTTCCTCCAACACTCTTCGACAGCATTTGCACTTAAGAATGATTATAATGTACCTCATAAAGAACCCTATATATTCACCCATGGTCATTAAAGGAGGTGGAAAAAAGTCCGGGAAGATGATGTACAGAGTTTACATAGATGTGATATTTGCAGTGAATTTTTTAATGGATCTGGCGGTGCTTGCTATGTTGAACCAGCTTTTTTCTTACCGTGCAGATTTTAAGCATATGTTAAAAGGAGCTTTTGTAGGAGCTTTGTGGGCATGTATCCTGGCGGCTTTTCCGGGGATTCCTCTTATATTACAGATGTTTGGGACTTATGTGGCGGCAGGAGCGCTGATGGCAGCTGTTGCCTATGGCATAAGAAGCAGAAGAGAGATTTTACGGGCAGTAGGGGGAATTTACCTTATATCGGTGGTTCTTGGAGGAGTCATGCTGGCGCTTGCAGAAAGCAGCCCGGGAAGAAATCTTACAAAATGGATGCCGGAAAGCTTTCTGGTCAGGCTGTTTCTGGCTGCCGGAGCTGTATTCTTGTGTGTATGGCTTTCACGGTTTCTGCGTCTTTTGAGCATCCGAAAAGAGGAAAACAGGCATTTAAGAAATGTTACCTTGTTTTATGCAGGCCAGACCATAAAGACCAGAGGCCTGATCGATACAGGAAACCATTTAAAAGCTCCTGTAAGCGGTCTGCCGGTCCATGTAGCTACAGCAGGACTGATGAAACGTCTTTGCCCGGCAGTAAAAGGGGTCATGTATGTTCCTTATCAATGCATAGGCAGCAGCGGCATCCTTCCAGCTGTA includes these proteins:
- a CDS encoding FtsW/RodA/SpoVE family cell cycle protein, which translates into the protein MQKKRKPRHFYDYSLLFIIIFLTVFGLVMIYSASSYTAQLSNKYGGNSAYFIQRQAMIAAAGFLAMLGISKLDYHFLVKLARPSYWMSYVLMVAVSLVGRSVNGKRRWLGVESFSFQPTEFAKIALIIMLAYFITKKGDNINHLKTALKVVYLTIPIAAIVAANNLSSGIILVGIGFVMLFVACRIKWPFYGIAAGAIGLLAGAGPIGKVLVQIKVLQPYQYRRIEAWLNPELDPEGKSFQVLQGLYAIGSGGLFGQGLGQSIQKLGFLPESQNDMIFAIICEELGLFGAVSIILIFLFMIFRFMVIANNAPDLFGALLVVGVMGHIAIQVVLNIAVVTNTIPNTGITLPFISYGGTSVLFTMIEMGIVLSVSNRIRLEN
- the murA gene encoding UDP-N-acetylglucosamine 1-carboxyvinyltransferase gives rise to the protein MAAIQVYGMNSLEGEISVQGSKNGALPVMAGALLHKGVTVLLNVPDIEDTRCMTDILRELGCDCKREGIRLVIDASKAAGTEVPEKYVKAMRSSIILLGALLGRMKEGQCSLPGGCLIGARPVDLHLMVLRGLGAEITEKEGKFRADAGQGLSGSELYLPYPSVGATEQAILAAVLADGVTVIHGAAKEPEICELCFFLNGMGAVICGMGTDHLMIQGVKTLHDSLWKVAGDRIAAGTYCSGVMMAGGSISLKEVIPEQLEEPLILFQRAGAVVKRERERLFICMKDRPDPLKISTGPYPGFPTDMQSLFMAFLSIAKGESCITENVFEDRFGTAAELVKMGADITCQGKTAVIKGVPLLAGTKVRALDLRGAAALVMAALGAEGSTIIEDCYHIKRGYEDICRDLRALGGRADWMESDTG
- a CDS encoding cell division protein FtsQ, producing MIRRAGRKSFTWIRIAALLLILGAILIFGLRIKEVTISGSDRYTPQQIENILFSGRWGNNTILALINDKTKPHKQIPFVEDYKIVFHGPFKVEVIVYDKSIVGYVSYMSSYMYFDREGIIVESSADCLPGIPQITGLEFGRIILYRPLPVKNPKIFEEILNLTQQLSVYNIQVDRIRFSISGQPSFTIGQMEVTLGDEGDVDGKLSLLNDILRDHPELKEKKGTLELDGYSDTGNDGAIPFKLK
- the ftsZ gene encoding cell division protein FtsZ, coding for MLEIKINESENAARIIVVGVGGAGNNAVNRMIDENIAGVEFIGINTDKQALQFCKAPTAMQIGEKLTKGLGAGARPEVGEKAAEESSEEISQALKGADMVFVTCGMGGGTGTGAAPVVAKIAKDMGILTVGVVTKPFRFEAKARMQNALNGIECLKQAVDTLIVIPNDRLLEIVDRRTTMPDALKKADEVLQQAVQGITDLINVPGLINLDFADIQTVMIDKGIAHIGIGKAKGDDKAVEAVKQAVSSPLLETTIEGASHVIINISGDISLIEANEAASYVQELAGDDANIIFGAMYDENAQDEASITVIATGLDEHNATSSVSKAMTGFSSNNFKTQVPEKAASAEAAATEAAPAFTKPAQPAFNRTFNPGATAQPTYTVPKFTGAGSFNTGAANTQEAPKQAAPSTERTAPSFRPAANKEMQINIPDFLKNKR
- a CDS encoding sigma-E processing peptidase SpoIIGA translates to MMYRVYIDVIFAVNFLMDLAVLAMLNQLFSYRADFKHMLKGAFVGALWACILAAFPGIPLILQMFGTYVAAGALMAAVAYGIRSRREILRAVGGIYLISVVLGGVMLALAESSPGRNLTKWMPESFLVRLFLAAGAVFLCVWLSRFLRLLSIRKEENRHLRNVTLFYAGQTIKTRGLIDTGNHLKAPVSGLPVHVATAGLMKRLCPAVKGVMYVPYQCIGSSGILPAVRIDEMKVEGEKGSFVIPKPWIAITKGSLSPHNEYEVLIQKNDKGLQV